A section of the Corynebacterium auris genome encodes:
- a CDS encoding adenosylmethionine--8-amino-7-oxononanoate transaminase translates to MADYPLGTTDLLAADARHVWHPYGGFPAATRPLPVAAASGVRFTLDGGAELIDGMSSWWAAIHGYRHPHLDAAAHAQIDAFSHVMFGGLTHRPAVELAERLAALAPGELDKVFFADSGSVCVEVAVKMAIQYQRSLGRTGRTRLATWRGGYHGDTLSPMSVCDPEGGMHAMWRGVVQSQVFAGEPPAQWDEGYAAGLAELVCRHSDELAAVIVEPVVQGAGGMRFHDPAYLRVLRRVCDETGVLLIFDEIATGFGRTGELFAAEHAGVAPDIMCVGKALTGGYVTLGAALTTARIAEVISAGEAGGLAHGPTFMANPLACAIAGASLDIVEAGKWRTQVADIESQLHDGLAPARELSSVAEVRVLGAIGVIELVSDVDMQAATDAITAEGVWLRPFRNLIYTMPPYVCGAEDIAAICRGAVAGARAHVSS, encoded by the coding sequence ATGGCTGACTACCCTCTGGGCACCACTGACCTGCTCGCAGCGGACGCGCGCCACGTGTGGCACCCGTACGGCGGCTTCCCGGCCGCCACGCGCCCCCTGCCCGTCGCCGCGGCGTCCGGGGTGCGGTTCACGCTCGACGGCGGCGCCGAGCTCATCGACGGAATGAGCTCGTGGTGGGCGGCGATCCACGGCTACCGCCACCCCCACCTCGACGCCGCGGCCCACGCCCAGATCGATGCTTTCAGCCACGTCATGTTCGGCGGGCTGACGCACCGCCCGGCGGTCGAGCTGGCGGAGCGCCTGGCGGCGCTCGCGCCCGGGGAGCTGGACAAGGTCTTCTTCGCGGACTCGGGATCGGTGTGCGTCGAGGTGGCGGTCAAGATGGCGATCCAGTACCAGCGCTCCCTCGGCCGGACGGGCCGGACCCGGTTGGCGACGTGGCGCGGCGGGTACCACGGCGACACGCTCAGCCCGATGAGCGTATGCGACCCCGAGGGCGGCATGCACGCGATGTGGCGCGGAGTAGTGCAGTCCCAGGTCTTCGCGGGAGAGCCGCCGGCGCAGTGGGACGAGGGATACGCCGCTGGCCTGGCGGAACTCGTCTGCCGCCACAGCGACGAGCTCGCGGCCGTCATCGTCGAACCCGTGGTGCAGGGCGCCGGCGGCATGCGCTTCCACGACCCGGCTTACCTGCGTGTTCTGCGGCGGGTGTGCGACGAGACCGGGGTGCTGCTCATCTTCGACGAGATCGCCACCGGCTTCGGGCGCACCGGGGAACTCTTCGCCGCCGAGCACGCCGGCGTCGCCCCCGACATCATGTGCGTGGGCAAGGCGCTGACCGGCGGATACGTCACTCTCGGGGCGGCGCTGACCACGGCGCGCATCGCCGAGGTCATCAGCGCGGGGGAGGCCGGGGGCCTCGCGCACGGCCCGACGTTCATGGCCAACCCGCTCGCCTGCGCCATCGCGGGGGCTTCGCTGGACATCGTCGAGGCGGGGAAGTGGCGCACGCAGGTCGCGGACATCGAGAGCCAGCTTCACGACGGCCTGGCGCCCGCCCGGGAGCTCTCAAGCGTCGCAGAGGTCAGGGTGCTGGGCGCGATCGGGGTGATTGAGCTGGTTTCGGACGTCGATATGCAGGCGGCGACCGACGCGATCACCGCCGAGGGGGTGTGGCTGCGTCCCTTCCGCAACCTCATCTACACCATGCCGCCCTACGTCTGCGGGGCCGAGGACATCGCGGCGATCTGCCGCGGTGCCGTTGCGGGGGCGCGCGCTCACGTATCGTCCTAA
- the erm gene encoding 23S ribosomal RNA methyltransferase Erm, producing the protein MPTYRDGRHEHGQNFLTDPSTIATLTQLVAATEGPIVEIGPGEGALTAPLAELGRPVTAVEIDFRLARSLTDRRLPNVEVIADDFLAYRLPASARVIVGNLPFHLTTAMLRRILRAPAWTDAILLMQWEVARRRAGVGGVTMMTAQWAPWFEFTLHGRVPARAFTPRPQVDGGILSIHRREDPLLPWGERRQFHALVHRIYTGRGRGLPQIVARNTSLGTTRAAQAWLTSHGAKPAGLPKDLSAQAWVDLFKTTGSSPPARSTTKGQPKSRRSRRRAR; encoded by the coding sequence GTGCCTACCTACCGAGATGGCCGTCACGAGCACGGCCAGAACTTCCTGACTGACCCATCCACCATCGCCACGTTGACGCAACTCGTGGCCGCCACCGAGGGCCCGATCGTCGAGATCGGCCCCGGCGAGGGAGCACTCACCGCCCCCCTAGCCGAACTCGGACGACCCGTAACAGCCGTCGAGATCGATTTCCGGTTAGCCCGGTCGCTGACCGATCGACGCCTTCCGAATGTGGAAGTCATCGCTGACGACTTCCTTGCCTACCGGCTTCCGGCGTCTGCGCGTGTAATCGTCGGTAACCTGCCGTTTCATCTGACCACGGCGATGCTTCGCCGTATCCTGCGCGCCCCCGCATGGACCGATGCAATTTTGCTCATGCAATGGGAGGTTGCCCGGCGCCGCGCGGGTGTTGGCGGTGTCACGATGATGACCGCGCAATGGGCACCGTGGTTCGAGTTCACTTTGCACGGCCGCGTTCCAGCCCGCGCGTTCACTCCACGTCCGCAGGTCGACGGTGGAATCCTCAGCATTCACCGCCGTGAAGATCCGCTGCTGCCCTGGGGTGAGCGACGCCAATTCCATGCCCTGGTTCACCGCATCTACACCGGCCGCGGCCGCGGACTTCCCCAAATCGTCGCGCGCAACACCTCACTGGGCACAACCCGGGCGGCGCAGGCGTGGCTGACCAGCCACGGCGCGAAACCGGCCGGACTACCGAAGGACTTGTCTGCCCAGGCGTGGGTGGACTTGTTCAAGACCACAGGGTCGTCGCCGCCAGCGCGTAGTACGACGAAAGGGCAGCCGAAGTCGAGGAGGAGCCGTCGACGAGCACGGTAG
- a CDS encoding DsbA family protein → MTTRKVHNPNEKKGGGFIWAVVAVVAIAALVIGLVVYNGRNQRDEAIAERMIPVDGLELSYAEGDTEITLASSQGGDTPSVDFFEDFSCPHCADVARETDEEMLEKIQAGELTVHLRPMTFLDGQGENYQRGHSTRALAAELALAAHNDASAMWNLRVYLLENQQDVFNKVDADDLADQARDFGASEQAIQDIRDEKYLSTAEEMGKANLDYQNEQTGEAFSPRVMRDGEDLEIPGGDINDWVDAATA, encoded by the coding sequence GTGACCACACGCAAGGTGCATAACCCCAACGAGAAGAAGGGCGGCGGCTTCATCTGGGCCGTCGTGGCGGTCGTGGCCATCGCCGCCCTCGTCATCGGCCTGGTTGTCTACAACGGCCGCAACCAGCGCGACGAGGCGATCGCCGAAAGGATGATCCCGGTGGACGGGCTGGAGCTGAGCTACGCCGAAGGCGACACCGAGATCACGCTGGCCTCGAGCCAGGGTGGCGACACCCCGAGCGTCGACTTCTTCGAGGACTTCTCCTGCCCGCACTGCGCCGACGTGGCCCGCGAGACCGATGAGGAGATGCTGGAGAAGATCCAGGCAGGCGAGCTCACCGTCCACCTGCGCCCGATGACCTTCCTCGACGGGCAGGGCGAGAACTACCAGCGCGGGCACTCCACCCGCGCCCTCGCGGCCGAGCTCGCCCTCGCGGCGCACAACGACGCCTCCGCGATGTGGAACCTGCGCGTCTACCTGCTGGAGAACCAGCAGGACGTGTTCAACAAGGTCGACGCCGATGACCTGGCTGACCAGGCCCGCGACTTCGGCGCCAGCGAGCAGGCCATCCAGGACATCCGCGATGAGAAGTACCTCTCCACCGCGGAGGAGATGGGCAAGGCGAACCTGGACTACCAGAACGAGCAGACGGGCGAGGCTTTCAGTCCCCGCGTCATGCGCGACGGCGAGGATCTGGAGATTCCGGGCGGCGACATCAACGACTGGGTTGACGCCGCGACGGCCTAA
- a CDS encoding MauE/DoxX family redox-associated membrane protein: MAYIWLSAGVAKIGVHMDVTQTIMAYEIFTPAWSDLLAHLIGPLEIGGGLLLLLGIKLRPAGWVSIGVLTLFIIGLASAWSRGLVIDCGCFNPSAEDEGTNLLVTIGRDVCYILITLFMIYRPYKKFALYP; the protein is encoded by the coding sequence ATGGCGTACATCTGGCTGTCCGCGGGTGTGGCGAAAATCGGCGTGCACATGGATGTCACGCAGACGATCATGGCCTACGAGATCTTCACTCCGGCGTGGTCGGACCTGCTGGCGCACCTGATCGGGCCGCTCGAGATCGGCGGCGGGCTCCTCCTGCTGCTGGGGATCAAACTGCGGCCCGCCGGGTGGGTGTCCATCGGCGTGCTCACTCTGTTCATCATCGGGTTGGCCTCGGCGTGGTCGCGCGGCCTCGTCATCGACTGCGGCTGCTTTAACCCCAGCGCTGAGGACGAGGGCACGAATCTGCTGGTCACCATCGGCCGGGACGTGTGCTACATCCTGATCACGCTGTTTATGATTTACCGCCCGTACAAGAAGTTTGCGCTCTACCCCTAG
- the pgm gene encoding phosphoglucomutase (alpha-D-glucose-1,6-bisphosphate-dependent) produces MAHERAGQPARPEDLIDIAEVVTAYYTREIDPSDPAQQVSFGTSGHRGSSLDNAFNEQHIWATTQAIVDYRRDNDITGPLFLGRDTHALSEPAMVSALEVLLGNDVAVRVDAAGRYTPTPAVSHAILRHNSAGQAGKADGIVVTPSHNPPRDGGFKYNPPTGGPAGGEATDWIAERANSYIAAGLSGVRRVAVRGVLDERAEKYDYLGLYVADLPNVVDLEVVRSSGLRIGADPMGGASVDYWGAIAETHGLNLTVVNPEVDATWRFMTLDTDGQIRMDCSSPNSMASLVANRDTYDIATGNDADADRHGIVTPDAGLMNPNHYLAVAIDYLFAHRPGWARSTAVGKTLVSSSMIDRVVADLGRDLVEVPVGFKWFVPGLIDGTIGFGGEESAGASFLRTDGTVWSTDKDGLIMDLLAAEITAVTGLTPSQRYAQLAEKFGAPAYARTDAPATRQQKAVLKQLAPEQVSATELAGEEITAKLTEAPGNGASIGGLKVTTDSSWFAARPSGTEDKYKIYAESFRGKEHLAQVQAEAQALVAAVLGESD; encoded by the coding sequence ATGGCTCACGAACGCGCTGGCCAGCCGGCCCGCCCAGAAGACCTCATTGACATCGCCGAGGTTGTCACCGCCTACTACACCCGCGAAATCGACCCGTCCGACCCGGCCCAGCAGGTGTCCTTCGGCACGTCGGGGCACCGCGGCAGCTCGCTGGACAACGCCTTCAACGAGCAGCACATTTGGGCCACGACGCAGGCGATCGTGGATTACCGCCGCGACAACGACATCACCGGCCCGCTCTTCCTCGGCCGCGACACGCACGCGCTGTCCGAGCCGGCCATGGTCTCCGCGCTCGAGGTGCTCCTCGGCAACGACGTCGCAGTGCGTGTCGACGCCGCCGGGCGCTACACCCCGACCCCTGCGGTATCCCACGCGATCCTGCGCCACAACTCCGCCGGGCAGGCAGGAAAGGCCGACGGCATCGTGGTCACCCCGTCACACAACCCGCCGCGCGACGGTGGCTTCAAGTACAACCCGCCCACCGGCGGGCCCGCTGGCGGGGAGGCGACGGACTGGATCGCCGAGCGCGCCAACTCCTACATTGCCGCCGGGTTGAGCGGGGTGCGGCGGGTGGCCGTGCGCGGCGTGCTCGACGAGCGTGCCGAGAAGTACGACTACCTGGGGCTCTACGTCGCCGACCTGCCCAACGTGGTCGACCTGGAGGTCGTGCGCTCCTCCGGGCTGCGCATCGGCGCCGACCCGATGGGCGGGGCGAGCGTGGACTACTGGGGCGCGATCGCCGAGACCCACGGGCTGAACCTCACGGTGGTCAACCCGGAGGTCGACGCCACGTGGCGCTTCATGACGCTCGACACCGACGGTCAGATCCGCATGGACTGCTCCTCGCCGAACTCGATGGCCTCCCTCGTGGCCAACCGGGACACCTACGACATCGCCACCGGCAACGACGCCGATGCCGACCGCCACGGCATTGTCACCCCGGACGCCGGCCTGATGAACCCGAACCACTATCTCGCCGTGGCCATCGACTACCTCTTCGCCCACCGCCCCGGCTGGGCTCGCTCCACCGCGGTGGGCAAGACGCTCGTGTCCTCCTCGATGATCGACCGCGTCGTCGCGGACTTGGGCCGCGATCTCGTCGAGGTCCCGGTGGGCTTCAAGTGGTTCGTGCCAGGGCTTATCGACGGCACCATCGGCTTCGGCGGTGAGGAATCCGCCGGGGCCTCCTTCCTGCGCACCGACGGCACCGTCTGGTCCACCGACAAGGACGGGCTGATCATGGACCTGCTCGCCGCGGAGATCACGGCGGTGACCGGCCTGACGCCCTCGCAGCGCTACGCGCAGCTGGCGGAGAAGTTCGGCGCGCCCGCCTACGCCCGCACCGACGCCCCGGCCACCCGGCAGCAGAAGGCCGTGCTGAAGCAGCTGGCGCCGGAGCAGGTCAGCGCGACCGAGCTGGCGGGGGAGGAGATCACGGCGAAGCTGACGGAGGCGCCGGGCAATGGGGCGTCGATAGGCGGGCTCAAGGTGACCACGGACAGCTCGTGGTTCGCGGCGCGGCCCTCGGGCACGGAGGATAAGTATAAGATTTACGCCGAGAGCTTCCGCGGTAAAGAGCACCTGGCGCAGGTGCAGGCGGAGGCGCAAGCGCTGGTCGCGGCCGTGCTGGGGGAATCGGACTAA
- a CDS encoding CrcB family protein, translating to MWKEALLVGLGAALGAATRHLLLLGAPTGGAETHLLNAAACFAMGFFAPGKFWGMGFLGGFSTLSAITLAAAQSSAGGALAALAVSFTTCIAGWYAGDAARHAIGGRR from the coding sequence GTGTGGAAGGAAGCTCTCCTCGTGGGCCTGGGCGCAGCCCTCGGCGCCGCCACCCGCCACCTTCTCCTCCTCGGCGCGCCCACGGGAGGGGCGGAAACCCACCTGCTCAACGCCGCCGCCTGCTTCGCCATGGGCTTTTTCGCCCCCGGGAAGTTCTGGGGAATGGGCTTTCTCGGGGGCTTTTCCACGCTCTCGGCGATCACCCTCGCCGCGGCGCAGTCCAGCGCCGGCGGCGCGCTGGCCGCGCTCGCCGTCAGCTTCACCACCTGCATTGCGGGGTGGTACGCGGGAGACGCCGCCCGGCACGCGATCGGCGGGCGGCGCTGA
- a CDS encoding FluC/FEX family fluoride channel codes for MDLLVGLAAVAGGGFFGGVARWALSHLNSDTRHPGTWAANVIGSAVMGFSLALPNLWALAAGAGFAGALSTWSTLAKEIGEHIKGRRWADAASSVALTAAVCVVAAYWGMVYGRRAFG; via the coding sequence ATGGATCTGCTCGTAGGCCTCGCCGCGGTGGCTGGCGGGGGATTTTTCGGCGGTGTGGCCCGCTGGGCGCTCTCGCACCTCAACTCGGACACCCGCCACCCCGGCACGTGGGCCGCGAACGTGATCGGCTCCGCGGTCATGGGGTTCTCCCTCGCCCTGCCCAACCTGTGGGCGCTGGCTGCCGGGGCCGGGTTTGCGGGGGCGCTGTCAACGTGGTCGACGCTGGCCAAGGAAATCGGCGAGCACATCAAGGGCCGGCGCTGGGCCGATGCCGCCTCTTCCGTCGCCCTTACGGCCGCCGTCTGCGTCGTGGCGGCGTACTGGGGGATGGTGTACGGCCGCCGGGCGTTCGGCTGA
- a CDS encoding MFS transporter: MSTTNDNRPRAGTHTGRPDPATYRGDDILLLGLVLSVSTFWLFAQTANINGPRILEDLGLGETVLSSGVAASGVVCGMIIALAGSIADRNGHLRMVIAGNVVNIVGSLLLALAPVGALAVPAFITGRILQGIAAALIMPASLTMVRTFWDGTARHRAISMWSLGSFGASGVTSLFGGLLEQTFVGWRGVFLIGAVVSVVGIILVRRAPETQTPRSGVRGLDWAGAITFALGIAAVFTLITQISKLDFATALPWVLIAAAVIVFAIFGVVEKRKGSKAFLDFALFKNRQYSSVTAANFLLNSMGGALVVSLWALQVGYGLEPGTAGLLTLGFAAGIFAFLRVGEKLLGTKGAKFPIVIAATLVPLSLVFFAFTFLPRTEYMILNVAASVAIGAGLAMFATPATDAALSSLPADKVGVGSGFYKMASALGNGFGIAVFTTLLTSQSDGGPLADVMGRLLPFAADGEVVVRQAAAAALGIGALYGLVALIVIVLWVPNRPQSATEEPAEGPAEDKIEDEVDASTP, translated from the coding sequence TTGAGCACCACCAATGATAACCGCCCGCGCGCGGGCACCCACACTGGGCGCCCCGATCCCGCCACCTACCGTGGCGACGACATCCTACTGCTCGGCCTCGTCCTGAGCGTCTCCACGTTCTGGCTGTTCGCCCAGACGGCGAACATCAACGGCCCGCGCATCCTCGAAGACCTGGGCTTGGGCGAGACCGTCCTCAGCTCCGGCGTCGCCGCCTCGGGCGTGGTCTGCGGCATGATCATCGCCCTGGCCGGCAGCATCGCCGACCGCAACGGCCACCTGCGCATGGTGATCGCCGGCAACGTGGTCAACATTGTGGGCTCGCTTCTGCTCGCCCTCGCCCCGGTTGGCGCGCTCGCCGTGCCGGCCTTCATCACGGGCCGCATCCTGCAGGGTATCGCCGCCGCCCTGATCATGCCCGCGTCGCTGACGATGGTCCGCACCTTCTGGGACGGCACCGCCCGCCACCGCGCGATTTCGATGTGGTCGCTGGGTAGCTTCGGTGCCTCGGGCGTGACCAGCCTGTTCGGCGGACTGTTGGAGCAGACTTTCGTCGGCTGGCGCGGCGTCTTCCTCATCGGTGCGGTGGTTTCCGTCGTGGGTATCATCCTGGTCCGGCGCGCTCCCGAGACGCAGACGCCGCGCAGCGGCGTGCGCGGGCTCGACTGGGCGGGAGCCATCACCTTCGCGCTCGGTATTGCCGCCGTGTTCACCCTGATCACCCAGATCAGCAAGCTCGACTTCGCCACCGCCCTGCCGTGGGTGCTCATCGCCGCCGCCGTCATCGTCTTCGCCATCTTCGGGGTGGTGGAAAAGCGCAAGGGCAGCAAGGCGTTCCTTGACTTCGCGCTGTTCAAGAACCGCCAGTACAGCAGCGTGACCGCCGCCAACTTCCTCCTCAACTCCATGGGTGGCGCGCTGGTGGTCTCGCTGTGGGCGCTCCAGGTCGGCTACGGGCTCGAGCCGGGCACCGCCGGCCTGCTCACCCTCGGCTTTGCCGCCGGTATTTTCGCCTTCCTGCGCGTCGGCGAGAAGCTCCTGGGCACGAAGGGCGCCAAGTTCCCCATCGTCATCGCGGCGACGCTGGTGCCCCTGTCGCTGGTGTTCTTCGCCTTCACCTTCCTGCCGCGCACCGAGTACATGATCCTGAACGTGGCGGCCTCTGTGGCCATCGGCGCCGGCCTGGCGATGTTTGCCACCCCGGCTACCGACGCCGCCCTGAGCTCGCTGCCCGCCGATAAGGTCGGCGTCGGCTCCGGGTTCTACAAGATGGCCTCCGCGCTCGGCAACGGCTTCGGCATCGCGGTCTTCACCACACTGCTGACCTCGCAGAGCGACGGCGGTCCGCTGGCCGACGTCATGGGCCGACTGCTGCCCTTCGCCGCCGACGGCGAAGTGGTGGTGCGCCAGGCTGCGGCGGCGGCCCTCGGCATCGGCGCGCTCTACGGTCTGGTGGCACTGATCGTCATTGTCCTGTGGGTGCCGAACCGCCCGCAGTCCGCCACCGAGGAACCGGCGGAGGGGCCCGCCGAGGACAAGATCGAGGACGAGGTCGACGCCAGCACCCCGTAG
- a CDS encoding ABC transporter permease: MNPTLFLLSWRTIRANLTRFILSLIAVVLGTGFVAGGFMLSETMASNFDDIITSQFRGADVVVRAGEGTPVGRDDSASVRGLTGVARVEVVDEQLIALLVDDSPVRTGGAGAHLFPYTPQDQRVVDSGETLVERSAPSAPGRAVLNSTTAEDNGVEVGDDIVVIDDNGRHTFTIDGIADYGFAVGGFAAVTIPQEQYWEEFATGENVVMLAVDVEDGAAVDDVMREIERALPGAEVLTGERAAEIDSEDLRDDLSFLTYVIGAFGTIALFVGAFIIANTFSMTVAQRIKELALLRALGLSRRQLTVSVVAEAVVIGLAGSLLGVAFGAGLVAAAMWGLDAAGFGLPSGGLAVTWQAVVVALVVGVLVTVLAAWAPARRAGAVPPVQAMRSGEASSDQPLRVRTIIGLVTLVAGVAATAAAVAIDAESSVRFGLLGGGAVGLILGWLLSSAWLTRALLSRAPKRGNVLVTLAGTNLARNPRRTASTAFALTLGVTLVAAVSILGATMKDSVYGAVDEGLRADAVVSAGMVSPSGVPAALVEEIERLDVVAGTTSSLFAPIGIENVGPAENPVTAVAADDPSVGLNIEVIDGDFDRLLREPGVGLRHDRAEDLGLRVGDIVEVASPLAPEPVRVQVLATWDDNEVYTQAAVSAVTARELVPEHEWFRQQTWVTFEEGVDGAEAVEKLRDVVDPYAVLQVMDREEFKEANAGAVNQLLTIVYALLALSVVVAILGIVNTLALSITERRREFGMLRAVGMQRGQVRAMIVLESVVIALAGALSGTVVGVWLGYGFSRVVADDAALDRFAIAYAQLAVLIVGALLVGLVAAVIPARAAARTAPLQGLG, encoded by the coding sequence ATGAACCCCACACTTTTCCTCCTCAGCTGGCGCACGATCCGCGCCAACCTGACGCGTTTTATCCTTTCGCTTATCGCCGTCGTCCTCGGCACGGGCTTTGTCGCCGGCGGCTTCATGCTTTCCGAAACGATGGCCTCCAACTTCGACGACATCATCACTTCCCAGTTCCGCGGCGCCGACGTCGTCGTCCGCGCAGGGGAGGGCACACCCGTCGGCCGCGACGATTCTGCCTCGGTGCGCGGGCTCACCGGCGTCGCCAGAGTCGAGGTTGTCGACGAGCAGCTGATCGCGCTGCTTGTCGACGACTCCCCGGTGCGCACAGGCGGCGCCGGGGCGCACCTGTTCCCCTATACGCCCCAGGACCAGCGCGTCGTCGACAGCGGCGAAACGCTCGTCGAAAGAAGTGCGCCGAGCGCTCCGGGTCGCGCGGTTCTTAACTCCACGACCGCGGAGGACAACGGCGTGGAGGTCGGCGACGATATCGTCGTCATCGACGACAACGGCCGCCACACGTTCACCATCGACGGGATCGCTGACTACGGCTTTGCCGTCGGCGGCTTCGCCGCCGTGACCATCCCGCAGGAGCAGTACTGGGAGGAGTTTGCGACCGGCGAGAACGTCGTGATGCTTGCGGTCGACGTCGAGGACGGGGCCGCGGTAGACGACGTCATGCGGGAGATCGAGCGGGCACTACCGGGGGCGGAGGTCCTTACCGGGGAGCGCGCCGCCGAGATTGACTCGGAGGATCTCCGGGACGACCTGTCCTTCCTCACCTATGTCATCGGAGCTTTCGGCACGATCGCGCTGTTCGTGGGCGCCTTCATTATCGCCAACACGTTCTCCATGACCGTCGCGCAGCGCATCAAGGAGCTGGCGCTGCTGCGGGCGCTGGGCCTGTCGCGCCGGCAACTCACCGTGTCTGTCGTCGCCGAAGCCGTCGTCATCGGCCTGGCGGGCTCCCTGCTGGGCGTCGCCTTTGGGGCGGGCCTCGTGGCGGCTGCCATGTGGGGCCTCGACGCCGCCGGGTTCGGCCTGCCCAGCGGCGGTCTCGCGGTAACGTGGCAGGCTGTCGTGGTGGCCTTGGTTGTCGGGGTGCTGGTGACGGTCCTCGCAGCCTGGGCTCCCGCCCGACGAGCAGGGGCGGTGCCGCCCGTGCAGGCGATGCGCTCGGGCGAGGCATCATCGGACCAGCCCCTCCGCGTGCGTACCATCATTGGCCTCGTCACCCTGGTGGCGGGTGTGGCCGCGACGGCGGCGGCCGTGGCCATCGACGCGGAGTCCTCTGTCCGGTTCGGTCTTCTGGGCGGCGGCGCGGTCGGCCTCATCCTCGGCTGGCTGCTGAGCTCGGCGTGGCTGACGCGCGCCCTGTTGAGCCGCGCCCCGAAGCGCGGCAACGTGCTGGTCACCCTGGCCGGGACGAACCTCGCGCGCAACCCGCGGCGCACCGCCTCGACGGCCTTCGCCCTCACCCTGGGCGTGACCCTCGTGGCCGCGGTGAGCATCCTCGGCGCCACGATGAAGGACTCGGTGTACGGCGCGGTTGACGAAGGGCTGCGCGCCGACGCCGTCGTCAGCGCCGGGATGGTCTCCCCGTCCGGGGTCCCCGCCGCCCTCGTGGAGGAGATCGAGAGGCTCGACGTGGTCGCAGGCACCACGAGTTCGTTGTTCGCGCCGATCGGCATCGAAAACGTCGGTCCCGCCGAAAACCCGGTGACGGCTGTGGCGGCGGACGACCCGTCCGTCGGGCTCAACATCGAGGTCATCGACGGCGACTTTGACAGGTTGCTGCGCGAGCCGGGCGTGGGGCTGCGCCACGACCGGGCCGAGGACCTCGGCCTGCGGGTCGGTGACATCGTTGAGGTGGCCTCGCCGCTGGCACCGGAGCCAGTGCGCGTTCAGGTCTTAGCCACGTGGGACGACAACGAGGTTTACACCCAGGCGGCTGTCTCAGCGGTGACCGCGCGCGAGCTCGTGCCGGAGCACGAGTGGTTCCGCCAGCAGACGTGGGTGACGTTCGAGGAAGGGGTGGACGGTGCCGAGGCCGTCGAGAAGCTGCGGGATGTGGTCGACCCCTACGCCGTGTTGCAGGTCATGGACCGCGAAGAGTTTAAGGAGGCCAACGCAGGCGCGGTTAATCAGCTGCTCACGATCGTCTACGCGCTGCTGGCGCTGTCGGTGGTCGTGGCGATCCTCGGGATCGTGAACACGCTGGCGCTGTCGATCACGGAGCGGCGCCGAGAGTTCGGCATGCTGCGCGCCGTGGGGATGCAGCGCGGACAGGTGCGGGCGATGATCGTCCTGGAGTCGGTCGTCATCGCCCTGGCCGGGGCCCTGTCGGGCACGGTTGTGGGGGTGTGGCTGGGCTACGGTTTCTCCCGGGTCGTAGCCGACGATGCCGCGCTGGACCGTTTCGCAATCGCCTACGCGCAACTCGCCGTGCTGATCGTCGGGGCGTTACTGGTCGGGCTGGTTGCCGCGGTGATTCCGGCCCGCGCTGCGGCGCGGACGGCACCCTTACAGGGCCTCGGCTAA
- a CDS encoding ABC transporter ATP-binding protein: MTSPASAVRRPAARAVHLQKTYGFGDTAVSALGGVSVEFEAGKFTAIMGPSGSGKSTLMHCMAGLDQPSGGQIFLGETDVSTLDEAQLTELRRDRVGFIFQSFNLVPTLTAAENITLPARIAGRTLDQEWFGEVVRRFGIEHRLAHRPAELSGGQQQRVACARAVVGRPDIIFGDEPTGNLDSNSSAEVLELLRTAADTYEQTVVIVTHDARAASYADRVIFLVDGQLVDELNAPTAESILTIMAGIE; the protein is encoded by the coding sequence ATGACGTCTCCAGCGTCGGCCGTGCGGCGCCCCGCCGCCCGCGCCGTTCATCTTCAGAAAACCTACGGATTTGGTGACACTGCCGTCAGCGCGCTCGGCGGGGTCTCCGTCGAGTTCGAAGCCGGCAAGTTCACCGCGATTATGGGCCCGTCCGGCTCCGGGAAGTCCACCCTCATGCACTGCATGGCCGGGCTCGACCAGCCCAGCGGCGGCCAGATCTTCCTGGGTGAGACGGACGTGTCCACCCTCGACGAGGCGCAGCTTACAGAGCTGCGACGGGACCGCGTCGGCTTCATCTTCCAGTCGTTCAACCTCGTGCCCACGCTCACCGCGGCGGAGAACATCACGCTGCCCGCGAGGATCGCCGGGCGGACGCTCGACCAGGAGTGGTTCGGTGAGGTCGTGCGGCGCTTCGGCATCGAGCACCGCCTGGCCCACCGGCCCGCGGAGCTATCGGGCGGGCAGCAACAGCGCGTCGCGTGCGCGCGGGCCGTCGTGGGCAGGCCCGACATTATCTTCGGCGACGAGCCCACGGGCAACCTCGACTCCAACTCCTCGGCGGAGGTCCTCGAGCTGCTGCGCACAGCCGCCGACACGTACGAGCAAACGGTGGTGATCGTCACCCACGACGCACGCGCCGCAAGCTACGCCGACCGCGTCATTTTCCTCGTCGACGGCCAGCTTGTCGACGAGCTGAACGCGCCCACCGCGGAAAGCATCCTGACCATCATGGCGGGAATTGAGTAG